The Euwallacea similis isolate ESF13 chromosome 21, ESF131.1, whole genome shotgun sequence genome contains the following window.
CTAGGAATAAGGCAATCAGACCTGTAACACGTAAGCTTACCAGTATTTCtatgtaatttatttgttaCATGATAGCTAAGTCAACTCGGCAATGCACGTAGAGTTATATCGCTGTTCATTCCTCGTGTATGAAAATGTTTCGCTATCAATCAGGGTTGAAGCCCTAAAATGACCTTTAATATGCCGCAATTGAACGCTATTCTcggttaaaactaactgaaaatagcattcaccctttactaaAGATTCGGACGATCACACTTGTTGACATTTCCGTGACAGGTTTGTCATTGTCTTCGGAACAGGTCAAACAGATCGTCACGTGACTTTACAAAAACCCGTCACACGAGGTCACGTTTTCTGCCAAGCAGGctttggaaaaaaacaataacgctCCAGCTGTCAGTACCAATGGCGTCTGGGAATTTTCTTATGTTTTGCTTGTGGAAACTATCAAATTTCgaatgaaaatgaagaaatacaTTTGGAAAAGTTTATATGGAGTTGAAGGTTGATTTCACAGAAACGTAATGACGGTTCGTGCGAGATTGTGCCCGGCTGCAAACAAGTAAAAATCgcagttttaaaattcgatttggtTTGACAATACCGGGAATGTCGTGGGGCGTACGTTCGGGCCTCCGAAGTCGCGCGATGACCGAGCAACAAATTTGCATAAAGCTGAAAGTgagtttaagtaaaaatttgcGTTTCGATGCAGAAAAGGTCAACGGCTGACGTGTGACCAGGCAGTGAAGTATTGTGTCTAGCGCtatcaaatgatttttaataaaacataaaaaataaataaaaaaaaatttaaaaaaataaattgaaaaattcatttataagaaaattttgagacgttttaagaattttaagacCATACTGCTTAATCAAAAGTTCCCAAGATACATTTTATAGGAAAGAGCCACTCAACAAATTAGAGCCATTTTTACGGAAACTGTGGAATATGGAggtatatttcaaaattttaaatccagCTTCAAGCATGATTTTTGAATCATCTTAAAGGTAGACTACTGCATAACATGTTgcaattaatgaattaaaattacctcCTTCCTTTTGTTTAtatctataataataattggttcTGTTTAAAGACTACCCTTTAGACGAACAAACTGGTACTAAACTGTAACCAGAGAATACTGTTTACGTTTATGTAAATGCTTAAGAGTCTATCCGAATAGTTTTATTTCGGTATTGGTGTATTCCTCCAAAAGCTTAATGTAAACCCCATCGTTAGACAAAATCAAGATATCACATTCACTAGATATCTTCCAAGTGTAGTTTGGTTCTTCCTTCTGGTAAGCTTCCAAAAACAGGGGAAGCGCTCGAGTTATGTCGTTTTGTTGTCCGAGGTAGTACTGCAGGATGCCAACTGCATTGTAAAGGTATGTGGAACTGGGGACGCTACTGCTTATTATTGTTACctagaaataaaagatattgGCTTTTTCTGGTAAGAAGTATAAAAAGGCCTTGTAGCTATTGGGATTTTTTAAGAGAATCGTGAAGTGACTTTGGTGCTCCAATTTCAAGGCTTACACAAAACAggcaaaaagaattttatagtGAGGACATGAACGAAAACTTTgcttatttcattttaatgaaacgATCTGCTTACCGAGAAGGGAATTGAAGATGGCGTTGTGGTATAACTAGACGTAGTGGGGTATAAAGTAGAACTAGCCGTAGAGTAGTATGGAGTAGAAGTACTAGGAAAATCCGtttcattaatattagaaACAACATTAGAATCACCACtataaaaagaagaaagtttAGATGTTGAAGATTCATCTTCtgcgaaaaaagtttcagTTGGATCGGTAGGTGGTTCAGTAGTAGTTGACAACCTATCGACCGCAAACAGATTTACTTCAACATTAGTAGTGATTTcgttcattttaatatatttggtTTCACTTGAAAGCATTAGTATGTCACACCCGCCGGCAAGTTCCCATATTTCAAAGTTATGAGTGTTCTGAaatttaaacagaaatttcGGCAAGGCGACTTCCACGTTGTCCGTTTCGTCGAGGGTCAATTGGAGCATACCAATCGCCTCATAAATGTAACCTTGATTATTGTAGGGTAAATTGCTGTCGACATATCGcacctaaaaaatttaaattaattaatgaccTATTGTATACTAAAAACTTAAGGTCGATTTTAAGTGTAAGCTCCGGACTTCGCAATCTTCAGATTAGGCGAAGATGGAGTTTAAACTACATTTAAAAACACCATTATTGGGTGTGTTGGATGATTGTGAAGTACGTTTTGTTTCCATgtgttaaaacaaattaaagataCAGACATTATGTACTTACTGAGAAATTTAGAAGAGACTTGGCAGCAACCTacaaaagaattgaaaaatatttcctaataaTTCTCTTTCCTTTTACTTACAAAACTGGCAATGCCggcaaaaaaaactaaactgaGGAGTTTGAAATCGAAATGCTGCAACATTTTTCTTGTCATATTTAGATGATGAAATTCAACTTAAAATCCAACTTGACCTCAATATAACTGTATGTAGATATCCGCTAGTCAGTGGCACTGTGGCCGTCTACTTACAAAGCACAAGTTTAAATTGAAAGATTGTTATCTCATGCGTCCCTTATGGGTACTTGAACTCGTATATAGagtgtttggaaaaattggtACAAAACTTAAGGAAGCGAATGTAAAGCCAAAAATAGTAAGAAAACTCCCTGTAAACATTGGTCCGACCTTTACTGAGATATGGCCatctaaaaaaatcccatcatttggatatttttttaaataactttttttctgattaataTAATGGAATCAAGATTGTAGGTAATAATCACACCATAAGGGTCTGTATCTATCATAACTATGAtcaaaatcgattataaataagggtagttttctAATTACcattaacagaaatttttcgtttttttatttctttgaattattaagcaaataatattatttttcaatgaattgcacttctttggaaaaaaaattatctgcttttttttaattccgcGTAGTTCAGTCagaaataatcattttttaaataatgtatgacTCAGaacagtaaatttttttaacattttcacatGGTAAACATCTTTTACGCTGACAGTTTCATTGTAGTGAttgtcaattttcattaaacttaTGATAACTAAAGACCCTTATGGTATAATTGTTACCTAGAGTTTTTAGTACATTATCTTAATCCGAttgaaagttattttgaaacatATTCAAATCATAAGGTCCCTTCAGAGAGCCATATCTTAGTAATGGTGCTCTGTTGGTCtgatgtttataggaactttttttcaattttttgctttactttcacccttttaatttttgtaccaacttttccaaacaccctgtataattttcaaaatccatcttaaaaaattagtcattgatttttgaataaattttccaCCTACTAATGAAATTTCCCATTATTTGCATTAATCATAGGActcaagaaaaatatgtaacCAATTGTATCTTTAAATACTGATAGCTTTGTGGTTTGATTATTATCCATAGGAATTGTAATTGATATTGCTGCTATTGAGTTCAAGGTGAACTTAATTCAAATATCACCCACTTGACCAGTAGATACGAGAGAAAATGAGTGTTTGCTCGgttgaattttgttattaatgataAGAACGTTTGAATCCCATTTTATCTTTCGATAGTTTTGTTACAATAAATGCAGGTTTCCCTACtctaatgaaatataataatgataaagtgcgcaaaaaaatcgttttgcCTCGTGTCCCCATCATGAACgtcaatttttggaaatcagTTGAAACGACACTTGAAGCAAAAGCTTCTGGCTTTTCTTCTCCTGTATATTGCACATGCTGACCGCTAAAACATGATTTGATATGttaatataacattttaaggGGAAATACATTTTAGCATAACAGACCCTATAAAGTCGCTTTCCATTTGGTTAAGCGTTATACTGTCTACGAATCGATCAATAGAAACAGAAGTTTGAAATATGCTTTTAGACGAAAATCAGTTGTTCCTTCGCCGCGAAtagattttgagatatttgaaaagtgGCATGATGGACGGATGACGATTTATCAAAACCAGTAAGAAGTCACAAAATTACGGCTTTATCACTAACAGGCCAGTCCAGATCGTTAACCACGGTGCAGTAGAGAGGTAGTTTGCACTAACACTGCGACATaatatcattgaaaatttatttaaaatatctgatATCTATACAAACATTTCGATAGTTCTTAGATGTACTTACATTCGTTTCAATAGTTATTCTATAGTTTACAACTTCATGTCGCAAATCTAAAATTCattgttattgaaataatCTACTACTTAACAATATTATTGCACAGTAGGCCAAATTTACATACATAAATGTAAATCCCTTCCTTCGTATCGTTATCTGTTCCATTTTCCATTAAtctctaattaaattaattaaataaattcaaatttgatatcATTTGATAACATGTTTGTTCATTTATTGTTAAACTACCATGATTATCCATATTCCATACTAGAACCAATTTAGAATGCtaacaattttaacacaatttACCGTTAGCAATGCTTTGCACAAACCAGTTTTTAGATTTGCAAGAGAGACAAGCTCTTGGTAAGATTGCCAAATTTGTCCATAAATCTAGGAATTTCCCATTTACAATCCTCACATTGGACTACAAAAAAACCAGAGCTTTCCgagcttttcttttaaatatacaCTGCTCCAAAGAATTAACGCACCACCTAAAATATTGCTAaactttagaattaattttctcCGAAACTATCGGTGcgattttaatattcttttacaGAAATGTAGCTTGTTTCTTTCCAAATCGATCCGATATTTAACATGccattgaaatttatattttagaaatatacagggtgtatgagtaaaatcatgtaattttatgtaatttcaaAACCACCTGTGGTGAGTATCAAGTGTGTCATTTATCGATAATACAGTAACAGTAAGTTAGCTTTTTGACAGTTCgttactaataaaaaataacaaatgaaTCGCGTTTTCTCCACAGCTTGCTATATTTGAAgtgtttttgattaaattagcACGTTAAAGctaaaagtcaaatatttcagttaaGAAAAGAGATGGAAACATGATTCAAGAAATGCGTTTTTCAGAAATGCCTACGCTACAAGTTAGATAACATTATCGATAAATGACACACTTGATGCTCACcacaaatagtttttaaataatataaatttacatgATTTCACTCATACACCCTATGTATATgcctaaaatataaattttaatggcatGTTAAATATCAGGTCGATTTGCAAACAAGCTacatttctgtaaaaaaatatattcaaatcgGACCGATAATTTCGgagaaaattaattctaaagttTAGCAATATTTTAGGTGGTGTGTTAATTCTTTGGAGCagtgtatatttaaaaaaaagactcGGAAAGCTCTGGTTTTTTTGTAGTCTAATGTGAGGATTGTATGTTAGTTATATTTCAGGGGGTGCGTTAATTCCTTGGAGCAGTGTATTCTCTGCATGATTAATAAATGTATctctccttaaaaataattggtaACTGCTTTTTTATCCAACTAATctaaattacttattttatttgttatttacatCTATAATACATTTCGCATTAACTTTACAAATACCTGCTATGATCGCCTTAGTCTTAATAATTCCCCCcgtaaaataaatcaacttAGTTTAAAATCCTTTCAAGATCATTTGCACCTTCTCCCCATAAACCTGAGCTAAAATGAACATCAAACTTCCCACGACAAAAACAATACTATCAAACAATTTGCCGCTTAACAATGctgcaaaagaattttttttctatagacAACTTCAAGTCTCACCTCTACTTTAACTATAAGGCGAAGAGATGTAAATGACCCATAATTGCTTAAAGGTCAAAAACATTTCGATAACAAAAAcatcaattattgttcatGGAGCCCACCATCATGAGCCTCTCAGTGGACCTTCTCAAAGCCGAAGGTCCGTTCATGAAAATTCCTGAAGGGGCGGTACGTAAACTGGTTATATTTTGGATTTGGCGCAGCCCCCCTGCATCCAATATGTCTTCAGTTATTGAGCGATTTCTGGATAGTCTTTGATGCCCAGTTTGGGCAGACGAAGGTCCTAGAGCTATGTGGTGGTGCATGGCTGGGGTAGGATCCCGCAGTCTTCGACTGTTGGGTAAAGACTGCAAGGAGTCCTCGTAGCTGCTGGAAAGGACAGGTGCCAGACATATCATTAAGAACGAGTATATAAGAGAgaagaaaatttgtaaaaacttACTTGCTACTCTCTCCTCCAGAACTCCTGCTGCTGCTACGCCCACATTGACAGGAATGCATTACAGCAGCATCGGCAATCCCAGAATCTTGGCCACTAGAATGAAGGCTAGTTATGGATTTTTCGATTCCAATGGATCCTCTGGATCGTTCTCTATACCCTCCGTATTTGGAACCTGAATATCGAGGGCATGATACATCATGCCTTGAAGATGTGTAGTCCATTCGCATATCTGTAGAAGCCACATCTGAGGGCATTGGATAACGCAATGGGTCTCCGTAGATGGAGGGGTAGAGGCCAACTTTGGACGGACTAAGTCCATAGCGAAGAGAAGAAGTATATCTCCTTAATCTATggagattttaattttgttgtttaattagtgtaaacattaatttacctattcttttttcttttgatacAAACAACACATATGGCGGTAATCAGTGCTCCAATGAATATGATGCAGCCCAGAATGATGGCTCCAATTTCAATGGAAGACAGTATCAGTTTAGGGGTACGCGTATGATTCCTCTCTGTGGTACCACCTGACAATGAGAGAACTTTGGGACCATCCAAACGTTTCTCTATTTGAATTTGCTTTCTTAATAAAACCCTGAAAAATGTGAATAAGTCACTCAAAACGCTAAAAAGTTAAtgagggtgcaaacttttccAGCTGGGTTGTGTCCAGTACGGTATTCAAGGATGGATCCACAGCGTAAAGGTACATGTCCGTACTGAAATTTGgagttttaattttggaaaaatagttATTGGTGGGAAAATTCTTACGCGCTATTGTCTACCAAGTTCCGGTCACTGTGAGGCTCCACTTTGCGGATACGAACGTCCAGTCCTGTGGCGTTGTAGAAAGCCCTAACAcggcaaattaattaattaaattaattccaaTTGATAGAAAGAAATTCGCGCTTCTCAATAAGCatacaaaatataaagaaggtaattttctttggtttaCAACCTCTTTATATTCCTCTTAAAATAGTCAAATTCGAATACAATCGCACTCACGTCGTAATATTGCCAATGCTGTTTTCCACTTCGGTTGGCTTCATTCCCATTACCATAACGACCTGCTTCTGCTCGTCTAGCACATATACCTGTTGAAAAGAATAGAATAGCAAGTAGGTTAGTGTCACgtgaaattattttcactgTTTTTACCAGAACATTAGCTATAGTGCTATGGCCATCATCAGCGCCTCCTTTGTCTGTAGCTTTAACGTCGAAACCGAAAACTTTTCCTACATCCTTGCTGAAATTAGCAAGGGCTCGAATCTGGCCTGTAATGGGGTCAATGGCAAATCtcctatttgtgtcttcacTTCTACTGAGGATTTGGAATCGGATTTCACCGTTTATGCCCAAATCAGGGTCTGTTGCCTACAAAACAAATAACGCCACTGTAATTCTTGCGAGTGACAGCTCATCATGATTGTAACACATTGTTGGTTAATATGGCAATTATCTTCGTCTGTAATAAACGTTTGGCCTGATTTCGGCTATAGAGCCGATTTGTTAGAAACCAGTAGCCCTTACTAATCTCATCGGTTACCATCAATAGCAAACCCTTCTCATTATAATTGGTCGTAAAATCGGGTCAGCGATCTTTAGTTCTTATTTACCTTTAATGAAATAGTTTATTAAGGATCGTTTTCATTTCGATTTCCTATCTAGGTCGGGGGTAATTCGAAATGGGCATTTGTTAGGCAGTAAAGAAGGAAGAGGAGGCAGTGATTGGGATTAATTGGATGACGATGGAGGGGAATGGTGTATTTTATCGTACGGaactttagaaaatataagGTTTATATTAACATGAGTTTTTCCTCGTTTTTACCGTCGAATTTGTCCAGGAATTTGCCATCGGACAACACATAAACTATAACAGGCATTATCATAAAGCCAAATTTCTGTGTTATGCATTATACGCTGCATAAACCCGGCAATAAATGCGCtccaaaattaaacttttgcTTGAATTCGGGACCGAAAAAGCAACTGccaatatatatatttttttaatgaaaacttcCTGAATCTACGGATCCAGCCAAAATAACCCCAAACTTACTTGTAATCTCATAACTTCGTACCCGTAGCCTGCTGTAGCAGGAATGGCAGCCACAATAGGTCTTCCGGTGGACATAAACTTGGGAGCGTTATCGTTTGCGTCCGTTACCCTAACAATTACCTTTACCTCGTTCAGACCtggaaattcgaattttattgCCGACGTTGTGCTTTTACAATAACCAGCTTTTTATTTGAAAGCTTTAAACCAGAGAAAAAACTGAATGAAAGGAGAGTATATTAAAGCTATCGATACGAACCTAAATTACCTAGCCGTTCATTGGTTACTGGATACACCATAACCGTCATGTCCCTTCCCATTTTATACTGATCCAGACGCACCACCAACTCATAAAGAGCCTTTTTCTCCCTATCCGGAGTCTCGATGATGTAGAGAGTTCCATTCTGTGAATCAATCTGGAAGGTGTCTTTGATGTCGCTGTTCTTTTCGGCCACTAAGCTGTAGCGCAGCTTCTGAGACTTGTACGGCTCAGTAACGTTTAGGGTTAATATTTTCAGTGGGACTGGGACGTTTTCTTCTACCTCGATTTCATAGTATCGATGGGCAAATACTGGGCTTTCTGCTGACATAATGTCCTCAGGAACGTCAATAACGCTTACTAAAATGGGAAGCTGAAGAATGTTTCTTGAAGGGTGAAGGAAGATGCTTACTGATTAAAAGGGCAGTGGCGCTAAGGCTTGGAGACCCAAGGTCAGAGGCCACGATGGTAATATTGTGCGACTTTGCAGTCTCATAGTCTAATTTTCCTATGGTGGTGATTATGCCTTCCTTGGAGTCGATTGCAAAGAGGTTGGGGTTGCCCTTACGGAAGGGAATGTCGAATAGAATTAGACCATTGCCGTTTCCGGTGAAATCGGAGTCGTTGGCGAAGACTCTGGTTATTGGGGCACCTAATGAAAACAATAGTAAGAAATTATTGTTACTGTTAAACATAGATGGTAACAATAAGATTATAATTCTGTAAGAGTTTCACATGAGAATTTACAGCATGGAGATCTGGAAAATGGTAAGAGATTTTCATTCtctctattttgaaaatgttttaagaatttacattaatgtttttataacgagttttataatttattccaattttttacaaaaacctACAACAGGGACACTTCCTTTCATACCTATTGGGCTATTCTCCGATGCAGTAGCATAGTATACTGGAACCTTATTTTGAGAATAATGGTTCGAATAAGCAGTCACTCCGTTGTTAATCACCATATCATCATATCCATAAAACACTGGAGGATTGTCGTTGATGTCCAGAACATTAACCTCCACATTAACAGAACTACTCAAAGACTTTCCTTCCATTGGATTATCTCGCGCTACCACCACGAAGGAGTACTTATCCTTCGTTTCCCTGTCCAGCAGACCACTAACACTCAACTGTCCTGTATAGgttgaaatagaaaatggaATAATTGAGTTGTTTTGGGTTTTTATCGCATAAGAGATATTGGCATTTGGCCCGTAATCTGCATCCATAGCTTCGATTTTTCCTAAAACCATCAATTAACAcataatttaactaaaaaataaaaaaatcacctaAAACTTTTCGAGTATAAGCAGCCTCTTCAGTATCAAAGTTATACCAAGATTTTTTGAATACAGGAGTATGGTCATTGACGTCCTTAACAAGAATCCTTACTAAAATATAGTCCTTTAACTGTCCTTTATCTATTGCAGAGATATTTAGCCTGAGTTCGGATTCAGGCGGCAGACTTCTTGCCACTGAAACCTCCCCTGTGGTGGGGTGGATCATGAAGTACTGAATCAGATGATATGGTTCTGAGGATTTTTCGTTGGGAATGTACGTTTCGGACACCATTTCGTACTTCACTGCAGCATTTTCTGCTGTATCTTTATCTTGGGCTGTGAGTTTCAACACAGAGTTGcctgataaaaattaaaatacgttTTCTACATTATGCGAGGGTTGAAATgagtatttttctttaacttgTCATAACTTTGGGAAGTTTTGCACTAATGCGACTTAAAATGAAGGAGACAAGTTCATTCTTTGCCTTCTTGCAAGCTTCCCAGAAGTTATTGATAGTCTCCATTGCCTAACACCCTGATCACTTACCAACACCAATGTCCTCTGGAATCGTGACAACTGGACTCATTTTTTGCTTGGGCTTCTTTGCTTTTAGATACGTTTGAGTTAGCATGAACTTGGTGAGATTGCTGTTCTTCACCCTCTCAAAGTGCATCACTCTATTGCCATCCCTGTCGTACTCCAAAACTTTGATCCCCTTCTCGGtataaatttcgattttgttgaaaacgGGAGCATTGTCGTTCTCATCTTCTATCTGTATAGCCAACTTAGCTTCACTGTATAAACCACCCTTGTCTTTAGCAACCAATCTCAGGTTGTAAATGCTGGTTGTCTCCCTATCCAAGGGCGAGCTTGCGCTGGTAAACTGGATTCTTCCAGTGTTCTTATCCAGCCTGAAATTTTCACTGCCAATTCCAAAGATTGTGACCGTGAATTGACCGTTAGGGCCTGTGTCTTTGTCTGTGACGTGAACTGGGAAGTTCAAATCCACCTCAGCTCCAGACTTTgcattttctttgattttgcCCTCATAACTGGATCTCTCAAAAACAGGTTTATTATCGTTTTCGTCATCCACAAAAATTGTTACTTGATATATTCCGGACCCTAGCacattttctgcaaatttattattggaTAGTATAGGAAGTTTGGCTCTGTTTTGCTTGGAAGTACCTTTGTTATACTCAGCTATCACAGTCAACCTATAAACATCTCTAGTCTCTCTATCGAGAGAACGTTGAGTATGAAGAGTACCATCGCTAGTGATAGCGATCATGTCAGTAACATCTTTTTGGTTAGCAATTGAAAATCTCAGGCTGCTAGTCATGTTGTTCTTGAAACCAAGTTTACCAATTAGGACATTGGGCTGGTTTTCCTTTACGTGAAACTCCAAAGGCTTATTTCCAGTCCtggaaaaaaatgcattttattgGTATTTCTCTAGAGAAACTACGTATTTTACTGCAAAATCGTCACCGTGTGTATCATAAAAGGGGAGATTCCAGGTCACGTCAATACAAAAGGGCACACTGGCTAATGTGGGAAAACCCATCTACTTATCAAGGTCTAGAATAAAGGGTCCTTAATTTCACTTTCCCGAGACCTTCATTTCGTGTCCCTTGTGTGGAGACAGTAAATTTGGAAACCCGAAACTGGATATAGAACTTTAAGTCATCTTAagataattgcaaatttcagaTTTATCATGGAGGTTGTAAAAATCAGAGTCTGTCCAATTCAGTATTTTTCCCtgcaaaattattcttttttctttccGTTTTCCCTTCCTTTTATCAATATGAATTAGGATTCGATATGCACAGATTTCCATTAAGTAGTTCAAAAGGGTCCATGTTTAAATCGGATATTTGGGTCATCCGCAACATCAAGAACGACCTGGCCACCAAGTAACGAGGGACTTACCTCATTAATACTGTTTTCTCGTCTTTAGGATCGACCACATGCAGTGTCACATTAGTAATCAACGTTAAATCCCCATTGTTAGTCGCCACCCCTTCAAAGTCATAATTTAACCtgttgaatttctttaacTCATTCACCACTGTAATTACACCCGATTTCTCTTCCACTGCAAATGGCACTGAAATGGATCTCTGGTTAGCAtctaataaaagaattgattttACAGGTGAGTTACCCCCTTCGTGGTAGCTatgcaataaatcaaaagaaatGGCTTCCCGGTCCGGTACTTCAGTGATGCGTAGCTGACCAACGCTGGTACCCATTCCAACATTAGCTCCGACCCAGAACTCGTAAGGGGCTCCAATGAACTCTGGATAATCTTTATCTCCTAAATAAGATTGGTCTTTATAGTGGGAAATTGGAAGAGAACTATTTTTGTAAAGAGGAAAAAACCGtcctttcaaaaataaaacgcgTTGTCGGGCTATACAATATAAAAGAATTACCTTTTTATATTGGACAGCTCTTTAGCCTGTTTATTTCTTATACGacgttattaaattttagattaaattCTCAAAGGGATTTTACTCACACAACACTGGTTAATTTTTAACCAGAGAAGTAGCTCGTGGCTCAATTGATCTCAAATCTTTTTAACTTTAGGCAAATCGAACTAACTGGAGGATCGATGTTAACCCGACCTGAAGAACTGTGTATTATTTAATCATGAGTtgcgaattatttatatagaGAAGACAACTGTAAGATCGTGACCAAAATCCCTCATACAGACTGTCCCATTTATGAGCGCAATAGCAGATGATGCGCCAATATCGAGATCAAGCTCTGGGTCTCAGATCATGGCTCTAACCCTGAAAGTATGTCCCTGTTTAATCATTAGACAGTTCATCCATTGAATCAGATCTAATGGACAATATGGATCTGTTATTAGGTAccaaatgataaataattaaacacgCTCTAATGTTAATTGAATATCTGTTCATGATTATCTTCCTAAGGCCCTAACGAACTCTGCTGGCGACACCTGGGACAAGACTTCTAAAGTTCAAGTTTGCACGTGGTAAAATCAATTCAAATCCCGTAGATTCCTTCAGGAATGCAACAAATCGTAATCAGGCCAGTTGCAAATCTTCAATGAGTGTGCCTATCCGCAACAGATGGCAGAAGGGCATGCCAGAAGATGCTGCTCCATTAAACACCATTAAGCTGATGTACGTGAATTGGTAAATTCAAAAGCTTACCTTTATGGTTTTTAACATCAATGGAAATCACAGCCAGTGAGGTCCTCCTTTCACTGGGATTCACTGGCTGGTCTGCAGCTTCAACAAACAACAAATGTTTGCCAGGAGTAATTGCTCTTTGAGTGACCACAATTTTCCCCGTTTTGCTGTCCACATCGAAAGATTGGCTATTATTGGAGGCATTTTGCAGAGAGTATGTAACTAAGCCATTTTTGCCCAAGTCTGGATCAATGGCGTGGATTTGACCCACTGAAACAGCAATAAAGCATtataacttattaaattgcTTTGCTGGAC
Protein-coding sequences here:
- the Cad89D gene encoding cadherin-89D isoform X1 → MNWTVKCLFLLTLIEATRGCQFYPPGEYLRFVRVPENLKIGDEVLRVEVYPRNDLSLLPVDKNEDVNYFTYRDLNRTTVAVLLAKSLEDLVDSNTPRNVLKFKLSCDYHDGEDTITSSLSITVYVEDINDHAPTFLGAPYQVEVDELFPVGLTLFRGIRAIDRDKPNTPNSDVQFAIVAGNERGKFALESSHQPDVILRRTLDFDAGDRDFVLTITATDRGSPPRNTNTTLQIKVNDNDDLPPKFTKGVYRTRIREFYPITGAKIHELLLFQPPIYAFDQDFAIDTPIRYDIIAGNERHLFYLDHVNASLFLEKEIDLDSERSLPGNTFVLQIQASQVDNPLKTGLARAEIEITDLNDNLPEFEVDFYNISIVENLPNGFSVLQIVATDQDQGDNADFSYQLEDVTGAFSLNARTGWLTVRNQTLLDRETRSTINMKVYAKEKVLNVIKDEADSSVNVEITLLDANDNNPTFVPTNLFDFIITTEAKAGDTVGQIHAIDPDLGKNGLVTYSLQNASNNSQSFDVDSKTGKIVVTQRAITPGKHLLFVEAADQPVNPSERRTSLAVISIDVKNHKGDKDYPEFIGAPYEFWVGANVGMGTSVGQLRITEVPDREAISFDLLHSYHEGVPFAVEEKSGVITVVNELKKFNRLNYDFEGVATNNGDLTLITNVTLHVVDPKDEKTVLMRTGNKPLEFHVKENQPNVLIGKLGFKNNMTSSLRFSIANQKDVTDMIAITSDGTLHTQRSLDRETRDVYRLTVIAEYNKGTSKQNRAKLPILSNNKFAENVLGSGIYQVTIFVDDENDNKPVFERSSYEGKIKENAKSGAEVDLNFPVHVTDKDTGPNGQFTVTIFGIGSENFRLDKNTGRIQFTSASSPLDRETTSIYNLRLVAKDKGGLYSEAKLAIQIEDENDNAPVFNKIEIYTEKGIKVLEYDRDGNRVMHFERVKNSNLTKFMLTQTYLKAKKPKQKMSPVVTIPEDIGVGNSVLKLTAQDKDTAENAAVKYEMVSETYIPNEKSSEPYHLIQYFMIHPTTGEVSVARSLPPESELRLNISAIDKGQLKDYILVRILVKDVNDHTPVFKKSWYNFDTEEAAYTRKVLGKIEAMDADYGPNANISYAIKTQNNSIIPFSISTYTGQLSVSGLLDRETKDKYSFVVVARDNPMEGKSLSSSVNVEVNVLDINDNPPVFYGYDDMVINNGVTAYSNHYSQNKVPVYYATASENSPIGAPITRVFANDSDFTGNGNGLILFDIPFRKGNPNLFAIDSKEGIITTIGKLDYETAKSHNITIVASDLGSPSLSATALLIISVIDVPEDIMSAESPVFAHRYYEIEVEENVPVPLKILTLNVTEPYKSQKLRYSLVAEKNSDIKDTFQIDSQNGTLYIIETPDREKKALYELVVRLDQYKMGRDMTVMVYPVTNERLGNLGLNEVKVIVRVTDANDNAPKFMSTGRPIVAAIPATAGYGYEVMRLQATDPDLGINGEIRFQILSRSEDTNRRFAIDPITGQIRALANFSKDVGKVFGFDVKATDKGGADDGHSTIANVLVYVLDEQKQVVMVMGMKPTEVENSIGNITTAFYNATGLDVRIRKVEPHSDRNLVDNSATDMYLYAVDPSLNTVLDTTQLEKVLLRKQIQIEKRLDGPKVLSLSGGTTERNHTRTPKLILSSIEIGAIILGCIIFIGALITAICVVCIKRKKNRLRRYTSSLRYGLSPSKVGLYPSIYGDPLRYPMPSDVASTDMRMDYTSSRHDVSCPRYSGSKYGGYRERSRGSIGIEKSITSLHSSGQDSGIADAAVMHSCQCGRSSSRSSGGESSNSYEDSLQSLPNSRRLRDPTPAMHHHIALGPSSAQTGHQRLSRNRSITEDILDAGGLRQIQNITSLRTAPSGIFMNGPSALRRSTERLMMVGSMNNN